One Mangifera indica cultivar Alphonso chromosome 4, CATAS_Mindica_2.1, whole genome shotgun sequence genomic region harbors:
- the LOC123212764 gene encoding uncharacterized CRM domain-containing protein At3g25440, chloroplastic isoform X1, producing the protein MIFIGSFRRTIWAYPEFLKRDSLVWFSCLVQNKAVISSLSEVSTPSNPFNYITCAGKRRYGVIRPFLGAQRMSLPSDNSLMKRLETIEFHSVTSKLIHSRSMSNASIELKMDGDAVRFSFNKQGNINGSLTIVKEKAKRLKMSKKSKLNELRFYRLMAKKKMNSPNPAVRIRYKLEKAKRKESWLIEKLRKFEIPKGPPERYDPEILTEEERHYLKRTGEKKKNYVQVGRRGVFGGVVLNMHLHWKKHETVKVVCKPCKPGQIHAYAEELSRLSKGIVIDIKPDNTVIFYRGKNYVQPEVISPPSTLSKVKALEKYRYEQSLEHTSGFIEKLEQELEEYHKHIALYKKRKEDVHCDFLDNTCPRKT; encoded by the exons ATGATCTTCATAGGTTCCTTTCGACGAACAATTTGGGCATATCCTGAATTCCTCAAAAG GGATTCTTTAGTGTGGTTTAGTTGTCTTGTTCAAAACAAGGCTGTTATCTCATCACTGTCTGAAGTTTCTACTCCTTCGAATCCCTTTAATTATATCACTTGTGCAGGCAAGAGAAGATATGGGGTAATAAGACCTTTCCTAGGAGCACAACGCATGTCCTTGCCTTCGGATAATTCATTGATGAAAAGATTGGAAACAATCGAGTTTCATAGTGttactagtaaattaatacATTCAAGATCCATGAGCAATGCATCAATTGAGTTAAAGATGGACGGTGATGCTGTGAGGTTTTCTTTTAATAAGCAGGGTAACATAAATGGATCACTGACAATAGTGAAGGAGAAGGCTAAAAGGttgaaaatgtcaaaaaagTCTAAGCTTAATGAACTCAGGTTTTATCGTCTCATGGCCAAAAAGAAGATGAACTCTCCAAATCCAGCAGTTAGGATTCGATACAAACTTGAGAAG GCCAAACGGAAGGAATCATGGCTTATTGAGAAGTTGAGGAAATTTGAGATTCCTAAAGGCCCCCCTGAAAGATATGATCCAGAAATTTTAACCGAGGAAGAGAGACACTACTTAAAGCGTACtggtgaaaaaaagaaaaattatgtccAAGTTGGAAGACGAGGAGTGTTTGGAGGTGTCGTTCTTAATATGCATCTCCATTGGAAGAAGCATGAAACTGTGAAGGTTGTTTGCAAGCCTTGCAAGCCAGGGCAAATCCATGCTTATGCTGAAGAACTTTCTCGACTGAGCAAGGGCATTGTGATTGACATAAAACCTGAcaatactgtaatattttatcgTGGAAAGAACTATGTGCAGCCAGAAGTCATATCACCTCCTAGTACTTTATCTAAAGTAAAG GCATTGGAAAAATATAGGTATGAGCAGTCCCTGGAGCATACAAGTGGGTTCATTGAAAAGTTGGAGCAAGAACTAGAAGAGTATCATAAGCATATTGCTTTgtacaagaaaagaaaagaggatGTGCATTGTGATTTCTTG GATAACACTTGTCCAAGAAAAACCTAG
- the LOC123212764 gene encoding uncharacterized CRM domain-containing protein At3g25440, chloroplastic isoform X2 yields MSLPSDNSLMKRLETIEFHSVTSKLIHSRSMSNASIELKMDGDAVRFSFNKQGNINGSLTIVKEKAKRLKMSKKSKLNELRFYRLMAKKKMNSPNPAVRIRYKLEKAKRKESWLIEKLRKFEIPKGPPERYDPEILTEEERHYLKRTGEKKKNYVQVGRRGVFGGVVLNMHLHWKKHETVKVVCKPCKPGQIHAYAEELSRLSKGIVIDIKPDNTVIFYRGKNYVQPEVISPPSTLSKVKALEKYRYEQSLEHTSGFIEKLEQELEEYHKHIALYKKRKEDVHCDFLDNTCPRKT; encoded by the exons ATGTCCTTGCCTTCGGATAATTCATTGATGAAAAGATTGGAAACAATCGAGTTTCATAGTGttactagtaaattaatacATTCAAGATCCATGAGCAATGCATCAATTGAGTTAAAGATGGACGGTGATGCTGTGAGGTTTTCTTTTAATAAGCAGGGTAACATAAATGGATCACTGACAATAGTGAAGGAGAAGGCTAAAAGGttgaaaatgtcaaaaaagTCTAAGCTTAATGAACTCAGGTTTTATCGTCTCATGGCCAAAAAGAAGATGAACTCTCCAAATCCAGCAGTTAGGATTCGATACAAACTTGAGAAG GCCAAACGGAAGGAATCATGGCTTATTGAGAAGTTGAGGAAATTTGAGATTCCTAAAGGCCCCCCTGAAAGATATGATCCAGAAATTTTAACCGAGGAAGAGAGACACTACTTAAAGCGTACtggtgaaaaaaagaaaaattatgtccAAGTTGGAAGACGAGGAGTGTTTGGAGGTGTCGTTCTTAATATGCATCTCCATTGGAAGAAGCATGAAACTGTGAAGGTTGTTTGCAAGCCTTGCAAGCCAGGGCAAATCCATGCTTATGCTGAAGAACTTTCTCGACTGAGCAAGGGCATTGTGATTGACATAAAACCTGAcaatactgtaatattttatcgTGGAAAGAACTATGTGCAGCCAGAAGTCATATCACCTCCTAGTACTTTATCTAAAGTAAAG GCATTGGAAAAATATAGGTATGAGCAGTCCCTGGAGCATACAAGTGGGTTCATTGAAAAGTTGGAGCAAGAACTAGAAGAGTATCATAAGCATATTGCTTTgtacaagaaaagaaaagaggatGTGCATTGTGATTTCTTG GATAACACTTGTCCAAGAAAAACCTAG
- the LOC123213152 gene encoding protein FMP32, mitochondrial-like, translating to MMALCKRMVKLVSDSGVCFTNFDLSYSSKIDCRKISQLVKSNGNRAFLVDTLQLVRGLEAHGVPSKQAEAITAAITEVLNDSLENVAHSFVSKAEMQKNEMAQESNLSKFKSEVQSLQEHHFSVLQRETEKHRSDIEKMRSELRYEIDKVTAGQRLDLNLEKGRIRDELADQKAETTNLTNKLDREIHALRAQVEAAKYDVIKYCIGTLVSISAVGLAIVRILM from the exons ATGATGGCTCTCTGCAAGCGCATGGTTAAATTAGTCTCGGATTCTGGTGTTTGTTTCACCAACTTTGACTTGAGTTACTCTAGCAAGATTGATTGCAGAAAGATTTCACAACTCGTTAAATCTAATGGAAATCGTGCCTTTCTTGTCGATACATTGCAACTG gtGAGGGGCTTAGAAGCTCATGGCGTGCCATCGAAACAGGCTGAGGCAATAACGGCTGCAATTACTGAAGTTTTAAACGACAGTTTGGAGAATGTGGCTCACTCTTTTGTTTCCAAGGCAGAAATGCAAAAA AATGAGATGGCTCAAGAATCAAatctttcaaagtttaaatcTGAAGTGCAAAGTTTGCAG GAACATCATTTTTCTGTGTTGCAACGGGAAACTGAGAAGCATAGAAGCGACATTGAGAAAATGCGCAGTGAACTAAG ATATGAGATTGATAAGGTTACTGCTGGACAGCGCTTGGATTTAAATCTTGAAAAAGG GCGTATACGAGATGAACTTGCTGACCAGAAAGCAGAAACCACTAACCTCACGAATAAACTAGACAGG GAAATTCATGCATTAAGAGCCCAGGTGGAGGCAGCTAAATATGATGTGATCAAGTACTGTATAGGTACCCTGGTCTCTATATCTGCAGTTGGGCTTGCAATTGTCCGTATCTTGATGTAA
- the LOC123214277 gene encoding protein FMP32, mitochondrial-like: protein MALCKRMVKLVTDSGICFTNFDLSCSSKIDYRNMSQLLKSNGNRAFLVDTLQLVRGLEATGLPSKQAEALTAAITEVLNDSFENLAHSVVSKAEMLKTEMAQESNLSKFKSEVQSLQEHHFSLVQRDSEKHRSDIEKMRSELRYEIDKVTAGVRLDLNLEKGRIRDELANQKAETTNLTNKLDREFHALRAQVEAAKYDVIKYCIGTLASISAVGLAIVRILM from the exons ATGGCTCTCTGCAAGCGCATGGTTAAATTGGTTACGGATTCTGGTATTTGTTTCACCAACTTTGACTTGAGTTGCTCTAGCAAGATTGATTACAGAAACATGTCACAACTCCTTAAATCTAATGGAAATCGTGCCTTTCTTGTTGATACATTGCAACTG gttAGGGGCTTAGAAGCTACAGGCTTGCCATCGAAACAAGCTGAGGCACTAACGGCTGCAATTACTGAAGTTTTAAACGACAGTTTCGAGAATCTGGCTCACTCTGTCGTTTCTAAGGCAGAAATGCTAAAA ACTGAGATGGCTCAAGAATCAAATCTCTCAAAGTTTAAATCTGAAGTGCAAAGTTTGCAG GAACATCATTTTTCTTTGGTCCAACGTGATTCTGAGAAGCATCGAAGCGACATAGAGAAAATGCGCAGTGAACTTAG GTATGAGATCGATAAGGTCACTGCTGGGGTGCGCTTGGATTTGAATCTTGAAAAAGG GCGTATAAGAGATGAGCTTGCCAACCAGAAAGCAGAAACCACTAACCTTACAAATAAGCTAGACAGG GAATTTCATGCTTTAAGAGCCCAGGTGGAAGCAGCTAAATATGATGTGATCAAGTACTGTATAGGCACCCTGGCCTCAATATCTGCAGTTGGGCTTGCAATTGTCCGTATCTTGATGTAG
- the LOC123214900 gene encoding cytochrome P450 84A1-like, translating into MDNILRILQSSPLLCITLPFLVFISIFFSRINRRKLPYPPGPKGYPIIGNMTMMDQLTHRGLARLSKLYGGLLHLKMGAVHFVVVSTPDMAREVLHVQDSVFSNRAANIATTYLTYNRADMAFANNGPFWRQMRKLCVMKLFSRRRAESWASVREEVDATVKIVTARIGSEVNIGELVFAMTKNIIYRAAFGSVSHEGQEEFVKIMQEFSKLFGAFNIADFLPWLGWIHAREFNKRLARARESLDAFIDVIIDDHMGKKKNVNGEDEKDEAADTDMVDQLLEFYVKDRDGENNSLQLTRDNIKAVIMDVMFGGTETVASAIEWAMAELMKRPEELKKVQQELADEVGLNRFVHESDLEKLTYLKCVFRETLRLHPPIPLLLHETTEDTVVSGYKIPAKSQIMINAYAIGRDPSAWEDPDEFKPGRFLREGAPDYKGKDFEYIPFGSGRRSCPGMQLGLYALEFSVAQLLHCFKWELPNGMRASELDMNDMVGLTAPKATRLLAVPSYRLSCPLSIL; encoded by the exons ATGGATAATATTCTGCGAATCCTTCAATCTTCTCCACTCTTATGCATCACTCTTCCTTTTTTGGTCTTCATTTCCATCTTCTTCTCAAGAATCAATCGTAGAAAACTCCCATACCCACCTGGCCCGAAAGGGTATCCCATCATTGGCAACATGACGATGATGGACCAGCTGACTCACCGCGGCCTCGCTCGCCTCTCCAAGCTCTACGGTGGCCTGCTTCATCTCAAAATGGGAGCTGTACATTTTGTCGTAGTTTCAACTCCAGATATGGCCCGAGAAGTGCTCCATGTTCAAGACAGCGTCTTCTCGAATCGCGCGGCCAACATTGCAACAACTTACTTAACTTACAATCGAGCCGACATGGCTTTTGCAAACAATGGACCGTTTTGGCGCCAAATGCGCAAACTTTGTGTCATGAAACTCTTCAGTCGACGACGGGCCGAGTCTTGGGCGTCCGTTCGTGAAGAAGTGGACGCCACTGTGAAAATCGTGACGGCAAGAATCGGTTCAGAGGTAAACATCGGTGAGTTGGTATTTGCTATGACGAAGAACATAATTTACAGGGCTGCATTCGGGTCGGTTTCTCATGAAGGACAAGAAGAATTCGTCAAGATTATGCAAGAGTTTTCTAAGCTTTTTGGAGCTTTTAATATAGCTGATTTTTTGCCGTGGCTGGGATGGATTCATGCCCGAGAATTCAACAAGAGACTCGCCAGAGCTCGAGAATCGCTCGATGCGTTTATTGATGTTATCATTGATGATCATatggggaagaagaagaatgtgaatggtgaagatgaaaaagatgaAGCTGCAGATACAGATATGGTTGATCAATTATTGGAGTTTTACGTTAAAGATCGTGATGGGGAAAATAACTCACTTCAACTCACTAGAGATAACATCAAAGCCGTTATCATG GATGTTATGTTCGGAGGAACCGAAACTGTGGCATCTGCAATCGAATGGGCAATGGCGGAATTGATGAAGAGACCGGAAGAACTGAAAAAGGTCCAACAAGAACTCGCTGATGAAGTCGGGTTGAACCGGTTTGTCCACGAATCGGATCTTGAGAAACTCACCTATCTCAAATGTGTCTTCAGAGAGACCCTACGTCTTCACCCACCAATTCCTCTCCTACTACATGAGACCACCGAGGACACCGTCGTGTCTGGCTACAAAATCCCCGCGAAATCTCAAATCATGATCAATGCATACGCTATCGGGCGGGACCCGTCCGCTTGGGAAGACCCGGATGAATTTAAGCCCGGTAGGTTTTTGAGAGAGGGTGCTCCAGACTATAAAGGTAAGGATTTTGAATATATCCCATTCGGGTCGGGCCGAAGGTCTTGTCCGGGTATGCAACTCGGGTTGTATGCTTTGGAGTTTTCCGTGGCTCAATTGCTTCACTGTTTCAAGTGGGAGTTGCCAAATGGAATGAGGGCAAGTGAACTCGATATGAATGACATGGTTGGACTAACTGCACCGAAAGCAACACGGCTCCTTGCAGTGCCGAGTTATCGACTGAGTTGTCCATTGTCAATACTTTAA
- the LOC123212781 gene encoding GATA transcription factor 5-like — protein sequence MDFCMGFERALKSSLRRELSMKSTHLHHQQVVLFDDMGCVSCDDFSVDDLLDFSNGEFQEFEDEKDSLSIDSQDRVDDDNNCNSSIFCSSDQSLLTDELVEPVDEIAELEWVSRFVDDSSRSELSLLHPNYGGYRFEPVRKPVLNQTPCFPASFPSKARTKRPRPTTRVWSQCSSALTESPISSSSSSGSTVTSPVQTLDWCNSFTEPEAKKPKKKPAVQSGGGGLFQRRCTHCQTQKTPQWRTGPLGPKTLCNACGVRFKSGRLFPEYRPACSPTFSGELHSNSHRKVLEMRRKNEMSGTEVGLSHMVQSF from the exons ATGGATTTTTGCATGGGATTTGAACGGGCTTTGAAATCTAGTTTACGTAGAGAACTCTCTATGAAATCCACCCACCTTCACCACCAACAAgttgttttgtttgatgatATGGGGTGTGTTTCGTGTGATGATTTTTCCGTTGATGATCTTTTGGATTTTTCCAACGGAGAATTTCAGgaatttgaagatgaaaaagactCCCTTTCTATTGATTCTCAGGACcgtgttgatgatgataataactGTAACTCTTCCATTTTTTGTTCTTCTGACCAGTCCCTTCTCACCGATGAACTCGTTGAACCG GTGGATGAAATTGCAGAGCTTGAATGGGTTTCCAGGTTTGTGGATGATTCTTCACGTTCAGAGCTCTCTCTTTTACACCCTAATTATGGAGGATACCGGTTTGAGCCGGTGAGAAAACCGGTCTTAAACCAAACTCCATGTTTTCCGGCGTCATTTCCGTCCAAAGCCAGAACCAAACGACCCAGACCCACAACCCGGGTCTGGTCACAGTGTTCATCCGCCCTCACTGAGTCCCCAAtttcctcttcatcttcttccggGTCAACCGTTACCAGTCCGGTTCAAACCTTGGATTGGTGTAACAGTTTTACAGAACCGGAAGCAAAGAAACCGAAGAAGAAACCCGCGGTTCAAAGCGGCGGCGGAGGATTATTTCAACGGAGGTGCACTCACTGCCAGACCCAGAAGACTCCACAGTGGCGAACCGGTCCACTCGGCCCCAAAACGCTGTGTAATGCATGCGGTGTCCGGTTCAAGTCCGGTCGGCTGTTTCCCGAATATAGGCCGGCTTGTAGCCCAACATTTTCCGGGGAACTTCACTCGAATAGCCATAGAAAAGTGTTGGAGATGAGGAGGAAGAATGAAATGAGTGGAACAGAGGTGGGTTTGAGCCATATGGTGCAGAGTTTTTGA